GACGCACCCGACACACGCGCGCCCGCAATCTCCACCAGCGCGACATCGCGATCGGCCGCCTGCGCATGCCATTCGGCCAGAATGCGCCGTTGCGCCACGGCTTGCGGATCATCCGGCTGCGGCGTGACGAGCAGCAGGATGCGCTGGTGCCACCGCATCGATGCGACGGACGCGGGCGGCGAGGTGCCGGCGGGCAGGGCGTCGGCGGGGAGGGCGCCGCCTAGCGCCGCCAGCATCGCCAGGGCAGACAATAATTTCATCGGAATCTCCATGGATATGCCGGATGGGGATAGGCGCGGGTGGCACGCGCTCATGGGGCGGACGCGGTGCCTGCCGGACGCGCCGCGCGATGGATCGCGCCCATCGGCCGCTGACCCTGCACGCTGCTCGCCGATCTTTTCCACCTCCCCGACGCGCCGGGTGATCGCTTCCGGAATCCGCGAAACCGATCGGGAGCGTCGTTAAGCGCGTTTGGCGGCGCCTGAATTCACGCCCTGCATGGGCCAATCCGGCCGGCGCGGCCTGCCTTCCGATCCGTCCGGAGGCAGGTTCGACCGACATGTTGACGCGTTGCGCCGGCACGATAGGGCTCTGCCTCAGCCGACGACCTCCTCCAGCGCCCGCGGCTCGTGCATGGGGCAGCCATTGAATTTTGCGCGATAGCCGGCCGAAAATTGATAGGATTCCCGGCGGGCGCGATTGACGCCACCGAGCGGCTGGTGCGCCGCGACGCCATGCCATGGGGAAAATGCCAGTTGATCCTCGGTCTTCTGGCTGACGCCATCCTGCCAGGAGATCTGCGGCGAGACATCGAGCGTAGCGACGGTCACGAAAGGGCTCGCGTCCTCGTCCCATATCACGGTTGCATCCTCGATCGGCATCGTCTCGAGATCGGTGCAGAGCTGAACGCGGAATTCCCAAGTGCCACCCTGTTCGATCAGCGCCTGACGGACATTCTCGCGGATGGCATCGGGTCGGCCATGGGCGTTGATCGTCGCATCCTCCAGATCCTTGAGGACCGGGGAGACCGGAACCAGCGCGAACTTGGCGATATGATCGCCGTAGCGGAAAGGCGTCTGGCTGTAATAGGTCGCGCCGAGCGGGTGGACGGGCTTCGCACCACCCAGCGTCGTCAGCATGGAGGACTCGCCGCCGACCGCTTCGACGACGGTCTCGGCCGCGCGCAAGAGGCTCGACAGCAGCTTCTTGCCGCCCTCTGCCTTGTCGGTCGTCTTGGCGAGCATCTTGAGGTTGGCGAGGAACGCCTTCGGCGTCGGCGCGGCGAAGGCAGGCCCGTTGACCATGACGAAATCCTGCGTGGTGTCGCCGTCCGAACCCGTCAGCCGCGGACCATCGACACCGAGGATTTTGAGGGCCAGCCCACGGGGCAGATCGATCGCGTCGTCGAGGATGTCGCCGGCGTTGGTGGACAGGCGGAAGATCGCTTCATGCTCGCCCGGCGTGGCGAAAATTCCCTGCGCCAGCGCAGGCGGGAGACCGTCATGGATGATGAAGGTGCCCCGTGCGATGCCGTGGCCCTTGGCATGGACCGATCGCACGGCATGGCCATAATCCTTCGATGTCGTATCGAGGATAATCTTGAACTGCTCTTCGAGGCCCCGAACGGTTTCCGCCTCATCCGGCACGACCCGTTCGACGGAGGGCTCATAGCGCACGGCGTGGGTCATGATATCTTCCTTCGCAACATGTCGGCAGTGTCGTGGAGTGAACCTCCGGCACGGCATGGCGTTCCGCCGAAAGCGGCCATTGCACGAATAAATCAATAAATTCAGCGACGTGATGCCTTGCGGGGCATCGCGTCCGATCGCGAAGCTGCTGCGTTAGCGAGCAAAAACCCGATGACGCCGCTCTGATCCGGCAGGTGGCTGGGGTTCGATCCGGTCGCCGGCCAGGATCCTGCCACGTAAACGCATGGCGTCCGGAGAGCTCCATGAGCTTGCGCGCCGGAACAAGCCGGACGTCTCCGTTGTCGTGGTCAGTTCCTCTCGCTTAAGGCGGTGCGGTTCCGCCTGCCCAGGTTCTACAGCGACGATATAATCAAGATTTCGCGGTCCCTCACAATGGTAGGCCCATGATTTCTCCAGCCCATCCGTTATAGGGTGTAAGTAAGACAGCTGATAAAATGGTCGTGCGCATGGGAAGCAATCTGCTCGCCGCCTAATCGTCCAAGGCGGCTGCTATGAGTTCGCGCAGACCGAACTTGCCGTCCTTCATGAGCGACGCATCGGGCTTCCAGCGCGGATCTTGGACAAGGAAGGAGCTGGAGTCGGCGAGCAACAACCCGACCATCGTTTCCGCGACGATCCGTCCGCCGACTTCGCCAAGCTGGCGTGTATCGATCACCTGATCTCCCTGCGTGGTCGCGATCGTCATCGTCGTCTGCACCGTTTCCGCCAGGACATATGTCCATAGCGGGCAATTGCCGGCAAAGGCCGCACCGAAATCGGTAATCGGCCGCTGCGCCGATTGGTCGTCAGCAACAACAGTGAATTTGCCGATTTTGATCTGACTGTCGTCGAGCGGGACTACGCCCATCGCGCGCGCGACGTCCTGGCCACTCGGCAGCCGCATCCGCCAACCCCGCTCAAGATTGCGCAGTGCGAGGATATGCGGGTTCTCGGCAACATCTTTCGGCAGATGACCGAGCGGATTCACCAGAGAGGTGTCGATTTTGTAGGCGAGCTGGACCCGGTTTTTGTTCCGGGGATCAGGCAGGTTGTCGGGATCTCCATAGTCGATCACCTCGAGATCGATGAAGAAGCGCCAATCGATTGCCCACTGCGCGGGGAATTCGTGAAAGCCCCGCAAATTTGGTTGATTGGTATTGCCGGCGAAGATCGAATGCGGCTTTTGCAGCGTTTCGTTGAGCTGATATTCCGGCCGGACCATCGAATGGCCGAAGCGATACGCGGCGGCCGAGAATTCCAGCGGCATGAACGCCTCGTCCCTGGCATGGTAGAATTTCAGCTTGGGCGGGTCGCCGACAAGGTCGCCACTCGCCAGATGCGGTAGGATTTCCGCCAAAACGGCCGGTGCGACGATCTTCGGCAGGAAATCGTTGAGGACCACCCACTGATAATGCCAACGCACGGCTTTCTGCGCCGCGCTGAAATCGCCGAGCTTGGTCGCAAAGCTGTTGTGTAGGCGCAGGAACAGCCCCTGAAGCTGTGAGACGATGACATTTTCGTCGTTGCGCGGATCGCCGATGATCGCTCGCTTGGTAGGATGCGGATGGGCTGCCGTTGGGACAGGGTTGCTTCGCGGCAGATCCTGCGCTTTGGGATTGTGCGCCGCTCCCGTCAGTGCGCGTCCCAGGTTGAAATGCAGCCCATCGGAATAGAGATAGGGTTGGTCGTCCGGGCCGCGGCCATAGACATTATCGAGATCGAAGCGTGGGGTGCGATAATCGACCAAAGCGTCGAGATCATTCTGCTTCTGCAGGCTGCTCGCCGGATCGAAGGTCAGGTCGTGATCGATGAACTGACCGAAATAGGTATAAGCGGCGGGGATTCCGCCCTCCTCGGCATCGGGTCCGTCAAACGGCGGATCGTGTTTGGCGAGCATGCCTGCGGCGAGCGCCGTCAGCGCAACGATCGTCGCCTCATCATCGGATCCGAATTCTGCTGCGGGCAGGGCGCGAAACATCCGACCGAAGGGGCCGCCGAACAGGAGGGACGAACGCGACAGATTTGCACCGCGAACGCCGCCGTGCGGGCGGACGATAGGTGGGCTAGCCATGATCTATTCCCCCAGAGGATCACATATCGATAGAACTCCTGCTATTGCACAAGATAACATATGAATCGATGAGCGGCATATCAAATAATAATGTTACGGGTTATTTGAGAATCCTATTATAATAGCGAGACTTAAGATAGTCAGGCGCGGCTGTGCCGCGACGGGTTCAAGGTGCGTGTGGAAATATATTTGCACCGCCGCGCCACGACTCGGCCGGACGGGAATTGCTGGCCAGACCCTGCGCTGCTGGACAATCCAGATCGGACAGGTCTTCCTCGGCAATCGAACCGTTTTTGAAGCCTGATCTGATCGGATGAGATTGCGGAAAAGACGCCGCTGCTCACCCGCGATGCAGGCGACCGGCCGCGTCAGATGGAGCGTTCACGGCCGCCGAAGCCGCGATCATGGCTGTCGAGCGCGTCCAGCATGAACTCGTCGAAGGGCGCGACGCTGCGAATGTTCACGCAGCGGCCGGAGCGCGGGGCATGGTTGGAGATCGCGCGCGCATCTGGGCTTCGTGGTATTTGGCAACTTGAACCGCCATTGCCGACGATCGCCGACCAAATCCATTTTCACGACCGGAATATTATCTGCGATTTGTTGCGTATTGATTGGAGCGGCAACTCTAAAAACGTTGTCGAACCGTAATGATATTGCGAGGATTTTTGCAGCGAAGGCTTAATGAACTATTGTTCATTATGGCTGCGCTGGTCTGTGCGAATGTCAACTATGTCAGCTGATTTTCCGATGCTGTTACAGGTGGATAGGATCGATAGCCGGATTGTCGCCCGATATTACCGATTATTCAAATTGCAGCCCTGAAATATCAAATTTGATCGCCGCAGCGAAGGTCACTCTAGGCCGCGAGTATAGCAGCCGTGTGACAAGGGGTTTCAGTATGAACCAGAGTAGCTTCCGCGTATATCTTTTGGCGAGCACGCTCGTCGGAGCGTTTGGCCTGCAGGCCGCCCAAGCCCAGGATACGGCACCCGCCGCGATTCCGGCAGCCGATCCAGCGGCCGCGAATGCGAGTGCTGCTAAGCCGGCAACGCCGCCTGCAACGGCTCCCAATCTCAACCAGGAAATCGTCGTGACGGGATCGGTATTCCGTCGCAAGGATCTCGATACGCCATCGCCCGTGACCGTCCTCACCTCCACCCAGATGCAGCAGCGTGGCATCACCACCGCGGCAGACGCGGTGATGTCGCTGGCCGCAGCCGGCGGCGGTGGCTTGCCCAGCTCGTTCAGCGCCAATGGCGCGTTCGCGGCAGGGGCCACCGGCGTGTCTCTGCGCGGCCTGACCACCGACTCCACGCTCGTCCTGCAGGACGGCATGCGGCTGGCCGATTTCCCGCTGGCCGACGATGGTGCCCGGAGCTTCGTTGATCTCAACACCATTCCCAGCGCGGTGATCGATCGGGTCGAGGTGCTGAAGGATGGTGCTTCCGCCACCTATGGCGCGGATGCGATCGCCGGCGTCGTCAACTACATCATGAAGAAGCAGATCACCGGCATCTCCGGCACGGCCGAGGGGGGCATCTCGCAGCACAAGGATGATGGGCACCAGCGCTTCACGCTGACCGGCGGCTATGGCGATCTCGCCAGCCAGGGCTTCAATTTCTACGTCAGCGGCGAATATCAGCATGATGCGATCCTCTACAATCGCGATCGCGGCTTCCCGTACAACACCAGCAACCTGAGCTCGAAGCTCGCCGACGACGGCAAGTCTCCGGACGTCAACGGCAACGTCAACGGCGGTGGCTTCGACGTGCTGAGCGGCGCCACCACCAGTGCCGTCGTGGTGCCGGCGACGATGGCGACCCCCGGTGATGTGTTGAGTGGCCAGCAGATCAGCGGCACCAACCCGATGATCCTCAATCCGGCTGGCTGCGGTGCGGGCACCAACTTCTCGAATGCCGGTGGCGGCACCTATTGCACGCAGGATATCACCAACCAGTATCGCGCGATCCAGCCGAGCCAGACGCGGATCGGCGGCACCGCCCGGTTGACCGTGAATGTCGGCGACCGTGCCCAGGCCTACATCATGGGCACCTATTACCAGAATCGCGAGTTCATCCCGAGCTACGGCGGCCCGGCCGGCACCTCGATCATCAATCCGATCTCGATCCAGAATCTCGTGCTTCCGGCCATTCTGGCCAATGGCTCCGTCAATCCGCAGGATCCCTACGCCAACATCATCGATCCGGCGACCGGGCAGCGTGAATCCGCGTTGGTCAAATATGCGTTCGGCGGCATTCCGAACAACGAAACCGAGACGAGCCGCACGGCGCATGTCGCGGCCGGGATCAACGGCACGTTCGGCGACGGCTGGCATTATGACGTGGCCGGCACCTACATGCACAGTCAGGTCGACAGCACGCTGCGCGGCAATCTGAACTATGCGGCGCTGATCAACGCGGTCGAGACGGGTTCGTACAATTTCATCGATCCGTCGCAGAATTCCCAGGCCGAACTGAATGCCTTGGCACCCAATATCCACGCCAAGGCGACGTCCGAGCTGTGGCAGATCCAGGGCACGATCACCAAGAGCCTCTATGATCTGCCGGGCGGCCCGCTTCAGCTCGCGGTCAGCGGCCAGGTGCATTATGAAGGGATCAACGATCCTAACGAGGATCCGACCGGTGCGGGTGAAGCAGCCGGCATCAATTCCTTCAATGCGGCCGGACATCGTTATAACGAGTCCGGTGCCTTCGAACTCGATGCGCCGATCCTGAAGCAACTCGATGTCAATGCGTCGGGCCGCTACGACCATTATTCGGAAGGGTTCAGCCATTTCTCGCCGAAGGTCGGCGTCAAGATCACGCCTGTTCATTCCGTGATCCTTCGGGGCACCTTCTCCAAGGGGTTCCGTGCGCCGAGCATTCCCGAAACGCAGGGCTCCGTGCTGGGCTTCACCACCGCGACCCCGCCGGCCAGCGTGATCGCCGAACATGGCAATAACGGCTATGTGCAGCCTTATTCGCTGGGTCTCAACACCGCGGGCAATCCGAACCTGAAGCCTGAGACCTCGACGAGCTTCACCGGCGGCGTCGTGCTGGAGCCGACGCGCTGGTTGAGCCTGAGTGCCGACTATTATCGCATCAAGAAGAACAATGTGATCGTCGCCGGTCCGCTCTCCGGCGAAGCCATGGACGATTATTATAATGGCACGGCTTTGCCGGCCGGCTATAGCATCGTCCAGAATTCGGTCGATCCGGCCAATCCCAACGCCACCCGCACGATCGAGATCATCAACAGCCCTTATGAGAACGCCAATTCTCTGGTGACGTCGGGTCTCGATCTGGCGGCGAGCGTCAACTACCGGATCGCGCCGAATATCCGCTTCTTCAGTTCGCTGGATGCGACCTGGATCCAGAAATATAATATCCGCACGGCAGATGGCGTGCAGCATTTCGCCGGCACCGTCGGGCCATATGACACGACTTCGGCATCCGGCACGCCGCGCTGGCGTGCCAACTGGCAGAACACCCTGTCGGTGAACAAGTGGACGCTGACGGCGACGGCCTATTACACGAGCGGCTATCGCGGTACGGCGGACGATTATCAGACGATCGAACCGGGCGCTTCTGCCTGCTCCGCCGCCATCGCGACGACGACCGATGCGGACGGCAATTCCGTGTCGGAACAGTGCCATGTCAAGCATTTCATCGACGTGGACATGGTCGTCTCCTACGCGGTCACCGACAAGTTCTCGCTGTTCGGCGACGTCTACAATGTCGGCAATGCCAAGGCGCCGTTCGACCCCAACACCTATGGTGGGGTGAACTATAACCCGGCATGGTCGAATGCCGGCGTTATCGGGCGTTATTTCAAGATCGGGGCTAATTTCGGCTTCTGATCGCTTATAGTCGCCGGTGGCTCTTATCAGAGCCGCCGGCGTTACTTAGGCCGCGATCGGTGGCCGTGCTGGTCACGGCCGGCGGGGGCGGCCGCTTCATGTCGGAGGGCGTGCCGGCGCTCGTCACCAACATGAAGGGCATCAAGCTTTCGGTGAAGGAAGCGCAGCTTGCCGGGCAGGTAACGGATCGTGTGCTTCAGAGTCGGTTGGCCAGCCTCGTCGAGCTAGGCGACCCGTACCGCTCGGGCACGATGGTCGAGAAGTGGCTTCAGCAGGACACGCGCGTTGCCTCGAAGCTCAACGGGATATCGCTCTTCACTGACGTCTCGAAGAGCATCGCCAGCGTCATGTCGCAAAATGGAGCGAGTGGCCGATGCCTTGCAGCGCCGCCATAGCCCTGATGAGTTGCACTATCTTTTCGATCCGCACGATGTGCCATCGATCGAAGAGGTGGTCGCTCTACTACGTGTCCTGAACATCACGGCTTTAAGTCGCGATTATCTCACCATGGCGCCTTCACTCCGCCGGCATTTCCGCCCGGT
This genomic window from Sphingomonas abietis contains:
- a CDS encoding peroxidase family protein, translated to MASPPIVRPHGGVRGANLSRSSLLFGGPFGRMFRALPAAEFGSDDEATIVALTALAAGMLAKHDPPFDGPDAEEGGIPAAYTYFGQFIDHDLTFDPASSLQKQNDLDALVDYRTPRFDLDNVYGRGPDDQPYLYSDGLHFNLGRALTGAAHNPKAQDLPRSNPVPTAAHPHPTKRAIIGDPRNDENVIVSQLQGLFLRLHNSFATKLGDFSAAQKAVRWHYQWVVLNDFLPKIVAPAVLAEILPHLASGDLVGDPPKLKFYHARDEAFMPLEFSAAAYRFGHSMVRPEYQLNETLQKPHSIFAGNTNQPNLRGFHEFPAQWAIDWRFFIDLEVIDYGDPDNLPDPRNKNRVQLAYKIDTSLVNPLGHLPKDVAENPHILALRNLERGWRMRLPSGQDVARAMGVVPLDDSQIKIGKFTVVADDQSAQRPITDFGAAFAGNCPLWTYVLAETVQTTMTIATTQGDQVIDTRQLGEVGGRIVAETMVGLLLADSSSFLVQDPRWKPDASLMKDGKFGLRELIAAALDD
- a CDS encoding catalase family protein, producing the protein MTHAVRYEPSVERVVPDEAETVRGLEEQFKIILDTTSKDYGHAVRSVHAKGHGIARGTFIIHDGLPPALAQGIFATPGEHEAIFRLSTNAGDILDDAIDLPRGLALKILGVDGPRLTGSDGDTTQDFVMVNGPAFAAPTPKAFLANLKMLAKTTDKAEGGKKLLSSLLRAAETVVEAVGGESSMLTTLGGAKPVHPLGATYYSQTPFRYGDHIAKFALVPVSPVLKDLEDATINAHGRPDAIRENVRQALIEQGGTWEFRVQLCTDLETMPIEDATVIWDEDASPFVTVATLDVSPQISWQDGVSQKTEDQLAFSPWHGVAAHQPLGGVNRARRESYQFSAGYRAKFNGCPMHEPRALEEVVG
- a CDS encoding DUF4174 domain-containing protein codes for the protein MKLLSALAMLAALGGALPADALPAGTSPPASVASMRWHQRILLLVTPQPDDPQAVAQRRILAEWHAQAADRDVALVEIAGARVSGASDSAAALFRRYRLSPGAFHALLIGKDGHVALRSAKPIDAGILQGTIDAMPMRRSGER
- a CDS encoding TonB-dependent receptor plug domain-containing protein, translating into MTGSVFRRKDLDTPSPVTVLTSTQMQQRGITTAADAVMSLAAAGGGGLPSSFSANGAFAAGATGVSLRGLTTDSTLVLQDGMRLADFPLADDGARSFVDLNTIPSAVIDRVEVLKDGASATYGADAIAGVVNYIMKKQITGISGTAEGGISQHKDDGHQRFTLTGGYGDLASQGFNFYVSGEYQHDAILYNRDRGFPYNTSNLSSKLADDGKSPDVNGNVNGGGFDVLSGATTSAVVVPATMATPGDVLSGQQISGTNPMILNPAGCGAGTNFSNAGGGTYCTQDITNQYRAIQPSQTRIGGTARLTVNVGDRAQAYIMGTYYQNREFIPSYGGPAGTSIINPISIQNLVLPAILANGSVNPQDPYANIIDPATGQRESALVKYAFGGIPNNETETSRTAHVAAGINGTFGDGWHYDVAGTYMHSQVDSTLRGNLNYAALINAVETGSYNFIDPSQNSQAELNALAPNIHAKATSELWQIQGTITKSLYDLPGGPLQLAVSGQVHYEGINDPNEDPTGAGEAAGINSFNAAGHRYNESGAFELDAPILKQLDVNASGRYDHYSEGFSHFSPKVGVKITPVHSVILRGTFSKGFRAPSIPETQGSVLGFTTATPPASVIAEHGNNGYVQPYSLGLNTAGNPNLKPETSTSFTGGVVLEPTRWLSLSADYYRIKKNNVIVAGPLSGEAMDDYYNGTALPAGYSIVQNSVDPANPNATRTIEIINSPYENANSLVTSGLDLAASVNYRIAPNIRFFSSLDATWIQKYNIRTADGVQHFAGTVGPYDTTSASGTPRWRANWQNTLSVNKWTLTATAYYTSGYRGTADDYQTIEPGASACSAAIATTTDADGNSVSEQCHVKHFIDVDMVVSYAVTDKFSLFGDVYNVGNAKAPFDPNTYGGVNYNPAWSNAGVIGRYFKIGANFGF